One Rhinolophus sinicus isolate RSC01 linkage group LG06, ASM3656204v1, whole genome shotgun sequence DNA window includes the following coding sequences:
- the LG06H1orf52 gene encoding UPF0690 protein C1orf52 homolog isoform X1 yields MAAEEKDPLSYFAAYGSSSSGSSEEEDNSEPEDMSRRALDPAKSGSCCGNKTEKRLPGPDELFRSVTRPAFLYNPLNKQIDWERHVVKAPEEPPKEFKIWKSNYVPPPETYTTEKKPPPPELDMAIKWSNMYEDNGDDAPQNVKKARLLPEGEETVESGKERQSLVVIPFGPCDEFKKMETVHEI; encoded by the exons ATGGCAGCCGAGGAGAAGGACCCCCTGAGCTATTTCGCGGCGTACGGGAGCAGCAGCTCAGGCTCCTCGGAAGAGGAGGATAACAGCGAGCCGGAGGACATGAGTCGCAGGGCTCTGGATCCTGCGAAGTCGGGGAGCTGCTGTGGGAACAAGACGGAGAAGCGGCTGCCGGGACCCGACGAGCTGTTTCGGAGCGTGACTCGCCCGGCCTTTCTGTACAACCCGCTCAACAAACAGATAGACTGGGAGAGGCACGTTGTCAAGGCGCCTGAGGAG CCTCCAAAGGAATTCAAAATATGGAAGTCCAACTACGTACCACCTCCGGAAACCTACACTACTGAGAAGAAACCTCCCCCCCCAGAACTGGATATGGCAATAAAATGGTCTAACATGTATGAGGACAATGGTGACGATGCCCCACAGAACGTTAAGAAAGCTAGGCTTCTACCAGAAGGGGAGGAGACCGTGGAATCAGGTAAGGAGAGGCAGTCTCTGGTGGTAATACCTTTTGGTCCCTGTGATGAGTTTAAAAAGATGGAGACAGTTCATGAAATTTAA
- the LG06H1orf52 gene encoding UPF0690 protein C1orf52 homolog isoform X3, which produces MAAEEKDPLSYFAAYGSSSSGSSEEEDNSEPEDMSRRALDPAKSGSCCGNKTEKRLPGPDELFRSVTRPAFLYNPLNKQIDWERHVVKAPEEPPKEFKIWKSNYVPPPETYTTEKKPPPPELDMAIKWSNMYEDNGDDAPQNVKKARLLPEGEETVESDDEKDENTSKKRKVEPGEPIKKKK; this is translated from the exons ATGGCAGCCGAGGAGAAGGACCCCCTGAGCTATTTCGCGGCGTACGGGAGCAGCAGCTCAGGCTCCTCGGAAGAGGAGGATAACAGCGAGCCGGAGGACATGAGTCGCAGGGCTCTGGATCCTGCGAAGTCGGGGAGCTGCTGTGGGAACAAGACGGAGAAGCGGCTGCCGGGACCCGACGAGCTGTTTCGGAGCGTGACTCGCCCGGCCTTTCTGTACAACCCGCTCAACAAACAGATAGACTGGGAGAGGCACGTTGTCAAGGCGCCTGAGGAG CCTCCAAAGGAATTCAAAATATGGAAGTCCAACTACGTACCACCTCCGGAAACCTACACTACTGAGAAGAAACCTCCCCCCCCAGAACTGGATATGGCAATAAAATGGTCTAACATGTATGAGGACAATGGTGACGATGCCCCACAGAACGTTAAGAAAGCTAGGCTTCTACCAGAAGGGGAGGAGACCGTGGAATCAG ATGATGAAAAAGATGAGAATACTTCTAAAAAGCGCAAAGTAGAACCAGGAGAaccaataaagaagaaaaagtag